One window of the Candidatus Baltobacteraceae bacterium genome contains the following:
- a CDS encoding cytochrome c oxidase subunit 3 produces the protein MPFQVRAHPTVLGTVLFLASEMMFFAALFATYYDLRANRAVWPPPGVHVNVVEGSIGTFLLFISSVVMVLATHAMDRGAIRAARWWTATAIIAALSFILLSVHGYLENTFTIATNSYGSIYYTLTGFHLAHVTVGIGILLALLIGMRSPTLRAYHRQGAEAMTYYWHFVFLVWVGIYLSVYIIR, from the coding sequence ATGCCATTTCAGGTTCGGGCGCATCCCACCGTGCTCGGGACCGTGCTCTTCCTTGCTTCCGAGATGATGTTCTTTGCCGCGCTCTTCGCAACGTACTACGATCTGCGCGCGAACCGTGCGGTTTGGCCGCCGCCGGGCGTGCACGTCAACGTGGTCGAGGGCTCGATCGGGACGTTCCTGCTCTTCATCTCGAGCGTCGTGATGGTGCTGGCGACGCATGCGATGGACCGGGGTGCGATTCGGGCCGCGCGCTGGTGGACGGCTACCGCGATTATCGCCGCGCTCTCATTCATTCTGCTCTCGGTGCACGGCTATCTGGAGAACACGTTCACGATCGCGACCAACTCGTACGGCTCGATCTACTACACGCTCACCGGCTTCCATCTGGCGCATGTCACCGTCGGTATCGGAATTCTGCTCGCGCTGTTGATCGGGATGCGCAGTCCTACGCTGCGGGCGTATCATCGCCAAGGCGCGGAAGCAATGACGTACTATTGGCACTTCGTGTTCCTCGTGTGGGTCGGCATCTATCTCTCCGTGTACATCATCCGATGA
- a CDS encoding cbb3-type cytochrome c oxidase subunit I codes for MIEWMTTTDHKKIGIMYMVATMTFFVIAGILAMLIRAQLARPENDFLSAHAYNQIFTLHGTAMIFFVIAPFGLGLANFLVPLQIGAPDVAYPRLNATAFWMFALAGIVVFSGFAMYGGAAATGWTAYAPLSEIAEGTGAGQDLWLLGLLLASVSTILTALNLIVTIFLFRAPGMTMWRIPIFEWEIVATAVLILMAFPSLTAVLAMLLIDRHLGGHFFDPAFGGNPILYQHLFWFFGHPEVYVMILPYFGIITEVVATFSRKPVFGYVGLVIAAFAIAGLSIGVWAHHMFTTGAVNNPFFSAVSFLIAVPTGVKFVNWIGTMWKGSIEFSTPMLFAVGFMLNFLIGGITGVMLASPPIDYDAHDSYFIVNHFHYTLAGGSMFALFAALYFWFPKMFGVRLNETLGKWCFALMFAGFNVTFIPMAFMGLEGMARRVYTYPNIAHLGLLNAIATGGSVILAIGVMVFFADVATSVFAAARRRVPVAANPWGGYSLEWATTSPPPEFNFEELPPIRSRRPVLDTVNS; via the coding sequence ATGATCGAATGGATGACGACCACCGATCACAAGAAGATCGGCATCATGTATATGGTCGCGACGATGACGTTTTTCGTCATTGCCGGGATCTTAGCGATGCTCATCCGCGCGCAGCTCGCGCGCCCCGAGAACGATTTCCTCTCCGCCCACGCCTACAACCAGATCTTCACCCTGCACGGAACCGCGATGATCTTCTTCGTCATCGCGCCCTTCGGACTCGGTCTGGCGAATTTTTTGGTGCCGCTGCAGATCGGCGCACCGGACGTAGCGTATCCGCGCCTCAACGCGACCGCGTTCTGGATGTTTGCGCTCGCCGGCATCGTCGTCTTCAGCGGTTTCGCCATGTACGGCGGCGCGGCGGCGACGGGATGGACGGCATATGCGCCGCTCTCCGAGATCGCCGAGGGCACCGGCGCCGGTCAAGACCTCTGGTTGCTCGGACTGCTGCTCGCGAGCGTGTCGACGATCTTGACGGCGCTGAACTTGATCGTCACGATCTTTCTCTTTCGCGCCCCCGGCATGACGATGTGGCGCATCCCCATCTTCGAATGGGAGATCGTTGCGACCGCGGTTTTGATTCTGATGGCGTTCCCGTCGCTGACCGCGGTCCTGGCGATGCTGTTGATCGACCGGCATCTCGGCGGTCACTTCTTCGATCCCGCTTTCGGCGGAAATCCGATTCTCTATCAGCACCTCTTCTGGTTCTTCGGCCATCCGGAGGTCTACGTGATGATCTTGCCCTACTTCGGGATCATCACCGAGGTCGTCGCCACGTTTTCGCGTAAGCCGGTCTTCGGTTACGTCGGGCTGGTGATCGCGGCCTTCGCGATCGCGGGTCTGTCGATCGGCGTCTGGGCGCATCACATGTTCACGACCGGCGCAGTGAACAATCCGTTTTTCTCGGCGGTATCTTTCCTCATCGCCGTGCCGACCGGCGTCAAATTCGTCAATTGGATCGGAACGATGTGGAAAGGTTCGATCGAATTCTCGACGCCGATGCTTTTCGCCGTCGGATTCATGCTCAATTTCCTGATCGGCGGTATCACCGGGGTGATGCTCGCTTCGCCGCCGATCGATTATGACGCCCACGACTCGTACTTCATCGTGAACCACTTTCACTACACGCTCGCGGGCGGCAGTATGTTTGCGCTCTTTGCCGCGCTCTATTTCTGGTTCCCCAAGATGTTCGGCGTCCGGCTCAATGAAACGCTGGGCAAATGGTGCTTCGCCTTGATGTTCGCCGGCTTCAATGTGACGTTCATCCCGATGGCCTTCATGGGCTTGGAAGGCATGGCACGCCGCGTGTACACCTATCCCAACATCGCGCACTTGGGACTGCTCAACGCGATCGCGACGGGCGGTTCGGTGATCCTCGCGATCGGTGTGATGGTCTTCTTCGCCGACGTGGCAACCAGCGTGTTCGCGGCCGCCCGGCGGCGTGTTCCGGTGGCCGCGAATCCATGGGGCGGGTACAGCCTCGAATGGGCGACGACCTCACCGCCGCCGGAGTTCAACTTCGAGGAACTGCCGCCGATTCGCAGCCGGCGTCCGGTCTTGGACACGGTGAACTCGTGA
- the aroA gene encoding 3-phosphoshikimate 1-carboxyvinyltransferase gives MSSLKLRSRSFEPGPLRGTISVPGDKSVSHRALMLAAAAAQPVEIRRLNPGRDVRATMEALIALGARVEHATDAVTIGARSLHEPMGPLDCMNSGSTARMMLGVCAGADVPATFDGDESLRRRPMEPVAAQLRAFGAKIETTGGKLPVRFEGTPRIETQRFILLSPSAQVKSALLLAGLFSKTPVTIFEDRGSRDHTERLLTYLGADVTWDGKTIELRSGITQANPIAVCGDFSAAAFFIVAATVAPGSELTITDVGVNPTRTGLLDALLAMGAAIELRNPREQSGEPVADLFVHHAPLHGTTIGPDVALRAIDEIPVLAVAAAFAQGETKITGVRELRTKESDRLAAIERLLSAVEIAVEVATNGLVIRGARPRATGADIDTHDDHRIAMAAATLATGAGPLRIDSDASIDVSFPSFLETLGSVQRT, from the coding sequence ATGTCGAGTCTCAAACTCCGCTCGCGCAGCTTTGAACCCGGTCCCTTACGCGGCACGATTTCCGTTCCCGGCGATAAGTCGGTTTCGCATCGCGCGCTGATGCTCGCCGCCGCCGCGGCGCAGCCGGTGGAGATTCGCCGGCTCAATCCCGGCCGCGACGTCCGTGCGACGATGGAGGCGCTCATCGCGCTCGGTGCACGGGTCGAACATGCCACCGACGCCGTCACGATCGGTGCACGAAGTTTGCACGAACCAATGGGACCGCTCGATTGCATGAACTCCGGGTCGACCGCGCGCATGATGCTCGGCGTATGCGCGGGCGCCGACGTCCCCGCGACCTTCGACGGCGACGAATCGCTGCGGCGCCGTCCGATGGAACCGGTTGCCGCGCAGCTGCGTGCCTTCGGTGCCAAGATCGAGACGACCGGCGGAAAGCTTCCGGTCCGGTTCGAGGGCACTCCACGGATCGAAACGCAGCGTTTCATTCTGCTCTCTCCCTCGGCGCAGGTGAAGTCGGCGCTGCTGCTCGCGGGCCTCTTTTCAAAAACACCGGTCACGATTTTCGAGGACCGCGGCTCGCGCGATCACACCGAGCGGCTGCTCACGTATCTCGGCGCCGACGTCACCTGGGATGGAAAGACGATCGAGCTGCGCAGCGGGATTACACAAGCGAACCCGATCGCCGTGTGCGGCGATTTCTCCGCTGCCGCGTTCTTCATCGTTGCCGCAACCGTCGCTCCCGGCAGCGAGCTCACCATCACCGACGTCGGCGTCAATCCGACACGCACCGGGTTGCTCGATGCATTGCTCGCGATGGGCGCGGCGATCGAACTGCGCAATCCGCGCGAGCAATCCGGCGAACCCGTAGCCGATCTGTTCGTACACCACGCGCCTTTGCACGGAACGACGATCGGCCCCGACGTCGCGTTGCGCGCGATCGACGAAATCCCGGTGCTCGCCGTCGCTGCCGCCTTCGCGCAGGGCGAAACGAAGATCACGGGCGTGCGTGAACTGCGCACGAAGGAATCGGACCGCCTCGCGGCCATCGAACGGCTGCTGAGCGCGGTCGAGATCGCGGTCGAGGTTGCAACCAACGGCCTCGTGATCCGCGGCGCGCGACCGCGCGCGACCGGCGCGGACATCGACACGCACGACGATCACCGCATCGCGATGGCCGCCGCGACGCTGGCGACGGGCGCAGGACCGCTGCGAATCGACAGCGATGCTAGTATCGACGTGAGTTTCCCGTCCTTTCTCGAAACGCTGGGGAGCGTTCAACGCACGTGA
- a CDS encoding c-type cytochrome: MFVACRPLAVAWAIAGAVLCACSPAVTAKSSANAGTAATIGGDAKTGAQIFAKNCSACHGATGVEGGTIGPSLRDEKTRMDYNGTVSWIEDPEPPMPKLYPQSLTQAQVRDVAAYVQSL, from the coding sequence ATGTTTGTAGCGTGCCGGCCGCTGGCGGTTGCATGGGCGATCGCCGGCGCCGTGCTGTGCGCCTGTTCACCGGCGGTCACGGCGAAGAGCAGCGCGAACGCCGGGACCGCGGCAACGATCGGCGGCGATGCGAAGACCGGAGCGCAGATTTTTGCGAAGAACTGCTCCGCTTGCCATGGTGCGACCGGGGTCGAGGGCGGAACCATCGGACCGTCGCTTCGCGACGAGAAGACGCGCATGGACTACAACGGCACGGTCTCGTGGATCGAAGACCCGGAGCCGCCGATGCCCAAACTCTATCCGCAATCGCTCACGCAGGCGCAGGTGCGCGACGTCGCCGCCTACGTGCAGTCGTTATGA
- a CDS encoding Rieske 2Fe-2S domain-containing protein gives MSRAERAIVVALSVAIVGSMGFIAAYAADAGTLWEGFSLAVASAAFAAAALGWAFGILPQAEVVDRRDEYPSQAPLRSEEDRQVERVERGLSRNGALLRLVYAAVGVFGLALLVPIRSFGPPLDSTLFHTRWRKGLRLVRPDGSAVRVGDLEINSVVTVFPEGALDDALSTTTLIRVPPDLAQSTQGYIAYSKVCTHAGCPVALYRQAAKELMCPCHQSVFDVLENGRVVSGPADHSLPRLPIATTNDGYVIALGDYPEPVGPGFWQRGEGPIRST, from the coding sequence ATGAGCCGGGCGGAACGCGCGATCGTGGTCGCGCTCTCGGTCGCGATCGTGGGCAGCATGGGATTCATCGCCGCCTACGCCGCCGATGCGGGCACGTTGTGGGAGGGATTTTCGCTGGCGGTCGCCTCGGCCGCGTTTGCAGCCGCGGCGCTGGGCTGGGCGTTCGGCATTCTTCCACAGGCCGAGGTCGTCGATCGGCGCGACGAATATCCATCGCAAGCGCCGCTGCGGAGCGAAGAAGACCGGCAGGTCGAGCGGGTCGAGCGCGGCCTCTCGCGCAACGGCGCACTGCTGCGCCTCGTGTATGCGGCGGTCGGCGTGTTCGGTCTGGCATTGCTCGTGCCGATACGATCGTTCGGACCACCGCTCGACTCGACGCTCTTTCACACGCGATGGCGCAAGGGTTTGCGCCTGGTGCGTCCCGACGGGAGCGCGGTACGCGTCGGGGATCTGGAAATCAACTCGGTCGTCACGGTTTTCCCGGAAGGCGCACTGGACGATGCGCTTTCAACGACCACGCTGATTCGCGTGCCGCCGGATCTTGCGCAGAGCACGCAGGGATACATCGCGTATTCGAAGGTGTGCACGCATGCGGGCTGTCCGGTCGCCCTCTATCGTCAGGCTGCTAAAGAGCTGATGTGTCCGTGCCATCAGTCGGTTTTCGACGTCCTCGAGAACGGGCGCGTCGTGTCGGGTCCGGCCGACCACAGCTTGCCGCGCCTGCCGATCGCGACGACGAATGACGGCTATGTGATTGCGCTCGGCGATTATCCCGAACCCGTCGGGCCGGGATTCTGGCAACGTGGGGAGGGTCCGATCCGCTCGACATGA
- the coxB gene encoding cytochrome c oxidase subunit II produces MRWLLDPASVQGVTMRGDWYVFLIAAACVGLFVYGCIFWCIFAYRRSRNPQPAQFSGNKPLEVLYVVIPLLIVIGLFIVTMIAEIPVDRVAADPANKVGVIAFRWSWRFDYPGGITTIGTPFAPPTLYLPLREATEIDLTSADVTHSFWVPAFLFKRDAIPGMQNLFAITPTRVGTFRGRCAQFCGLDHALMTFQVKVVPDPAYERFIASRGVEVP; encoded by the coding sequence ATGCGATGGCTGCTCGATCCGGCGTCGGTGCAGGGCGTTACGATGCGTGGGGATTGGTACGTCTTTCTCATTGCCGCCGCGTGCGTCGGACTCTTCGTCTACGGTTGCATTTTCTGGTGCATCTTCGCGTATCGGCGTTCGCGCAATCCCCAGCCCGCGCAGTTCAGCGGCAATAAACCGCTCGAAGTCCTCTACGTCGTCATCCCGCTGCTCATCGTCATCGGCCTCTTCATCGTAACGATGATCGCCGAAATACCGGTCGATCGCGTAGCTGCCGATCCCGCGAACAAAGTCGGCGTGATCGCGTTCCGCTGGTCATGGCGCTTCGATTATCCCGGCGGGATCACGACGATCGGCACGCCGTTCGCGCCGCCGACACTCTACCTTCCGCTGCGGGAAGCGACCGAGATCGACTTGACCTCGGCCGACGTCACGCACTCGTTTTGGGTTCCCGCGTTTCTCTTCAAGCGCGATGCGATACCGGGTATGCAGAACCTTTTCGCGATCACGCCGACGCGAGTCGGCACCTTTCGCGGGCGCTGTGCGCAGTTCTGCGGCCTCGATCACGCGCTCATGACGTTCCAGGTCAAAGTCGTTCCCGATCCGGCGTACGAGCGGTTCATTGCCTCTCGTGGAGTGGAGGTCCCATGA
- a CDS encoding cytochrome c oxidase assembly protein produces MKIAAAAGAVACTTLVLSPPVDALSDASFAWHMGEHLVLLFLVPLLIVLSQPFTAFRIVAGKRATAAFVRVTRPLHVLAHPALTFSLFVGYLWLLHFSPLYESALEHPLVHAGEHLLLVVVGTLFWLPVLAPPPLRPPAFPVRLFYLLLALPQGALLGFALGAARAPLYPHYAAVMGMQAALADQRNGAAVMWIGGGLAVLTAFLATFGVWAARESGTAREPLCL; encoded by the coding sequence ATGAAGATCGCTGCCGCGGCCGGCGCCGTCGCGTGTACCACGCTCGTGCTCTCGCCGCCGGTCGACGCGCTCAGCGACGCGTCGTTCGCGTGGCACATGGGCGAGCATCTCGTGCTGCTCTTCCTCGTACCGCTATTGATCGTGCTCTCGCAACCGTTCACGGCATTTCGGATCGTTGCGGGCAAACGCGCGACCGCCGCGTTCGTGCGCGTGACGCGGCCGCTGCACGTGCTCGCGCATCCGGCGCTCACCTTTTCGCTCTTCGTCGGTTATCTCTGGCTCCTTCACTTCTCACCGCTCTACGAGAGCGCGCTGGAGCATCCGCTGGTGCACGCCGGCGAGCATCTATTGCTCGTGGTCGTCGGGACGCTCTTTTGGCTGCCCGTGCTCGCGCCGCCGCCGCTGCGGCCGCCGGCATTCCCGGTGCGGCTGTTCTACCTGCTGCTCGCACTGCCGCAGGGAGCGTTGCTCGGATTTGCGCTCGGCGCGGCGCGTGCGCCGCTCTACCCGCACTACGCGGCCGTCATGGGAATGCAGGCGGCGCTTGCCGATCAGCGCAACGGCGCAGCGGTCATGTGGATCGGCGGCGGACTGGCGGTGCTGACCGCATTCCTCGCGACGTTTGGCGTATGGGCGGCGCGCGAAAGCGGCACGGCGCGGGAGCCGTTATGTTTGTAG
- a CDS encoding cytochrome bc complex cytochrome b subunit, which produces MIERLLRWVDDRLGSAHFVSHALRKAFPDHWSFMLGEINAYAFLILIATGTFLAFFFDPSASKTVYHGPYKLLDGITMSHAYASAVNLSFAVNAGLLIRQVHHWTALIFVAGIIVHMGRIFFTGAFRKPREINWVVGVLLFLLAMLEGFTGYSLPDDLLSGTGLRIADSVVLSIPVIGTWLSSFILNGTFPSSALLPRLFVVHVYLLPAAIAGLILIHLALVWRQKHTQFPGPGRTEHNVVGSPLFPRYAAKSIALMFAVGSVVMALGAFVQINPIWLWGPYNAWQVSSPAQPDWYIGWLEGALRIGPPLAIHLWGRTIPSPFWPSVALPAVLFALLLLWPWIDATLRRDHASHHLLDIPRDVPLRTSFGVALFLFALGLTLAGSDDVQARYVHQSITVITRFYQWFCIIAPPIGFGITYALTSDLRARGGVHRAPRVRLRKNARGGFEEGPLS; this is translated from the coding sequence ATGATCGAACGACTGCTGCGTTGGGTCGACGACCGGCTGGGAAGCGCGCACTTCGTCAGCCACGCGCTGCGCAAGGCGTTTCCGGATCACTGGTCGTTCATGCTCGGCGAGATCAACGCGTATGCGTTTCTGATCCTGATCGCGACCGGAACCTTCCTGGCGTTTTTCTTCGATCCGAGCGCGAGCAAGACGGTCTATCACGGGCCGTACAAACTTCTCGACGGCATCACGATGTCGCACGCGTACGCGTCGGCCGTCAACCTGAGTTTTGCGGTGAACGCCGGCTTGCTGATTCGCCAAGTCCACCATTGGACCGCCCTGATCTTCGTCGCCGGGATCATCGTGCACATGGGCCGGATTTTTTTCACCGGCGCCTTTCGCAAGCCGCGCGAGATCAACTGGGTCGTCGGCGTCCTGCTCTTTCTCCTCGCGATGCTGGAAGGGTTTACCGGCTATTCGCTTCCCGACGATCTGCTCAGCGGAACCGGGCTGCGCATCGCCGATTCGGTCGTGCTCTCGATCCCGGTGATCGGCACCTGGCTGTCCTCGTTCATCCTCAACGGGACCTTTCCGAGCAGTGCGCTGCTGCCGCGGCTCTTCGTCGTTCACGTCTATCTGCTGCCGGCGGCGATCGCGGGTCTGATCCTGATACACCTCGCGCTCGTCTGGCGACAGAAGCACACCCAATTTCCCGGACCCGGCCGGACCGAGCACAACGTCGTCGGCTCGCCGCTCTTTCCGCGCTACGCGGCAAAGTCGATCGCGCTGATGTTCGCGGTGGGCTCGGTGGTCATGGCGCTCGGCGCGTTCGTGCAAATCAATCCGATCTGGTTATGGGGCCCGTACAATGCCTGGCAAGTCTCGAGCCCCGCACAGCCGGACTGGTACATCGGCTGGCTCGAGGGCGCGCTGCGAATCGGGCCGCCGCTCGCGATTCACCTGTGGGGCCGCACGATACCCTCGCCGTTCTGGCCGTCGGTAGCGCTCCCGGCGGTGCTCTTCGCGCTGCTGTTGCTCTGGCCGTGGATCGATGCGACCCTGCGGCGGGATCATGCGTCGCACCATCTGCTCGATATTCCGCGTGACGTGCCGCTGCGCACGTCCTTCGGCGTCGCGCTGTTCCTCTTCGCACTCGGCCTGACCCTGGCCGGAAGCGACGACGTGCAAGCGCGATACGTCCACCAATCGATCACGGTCATCACGCGGTTCTATCAATGGTTCTGCATCATCGCCCCGCCGATCGGCTTCGGGATCACCTATGCGCTCACGTCGGACCTGCGCGCGCGCGGAGGCGTGCACCGAGCGCCTCGCGTTCGCCTGCGCAAGAATGCGCGCGGCGGGTTCGAGGAAGGTCCGCTCTCATGA
- a CDS encoding c-type cytochrome produces the protein MSALLFAALLTGKTLYMMTCASCHGARGQGSNVAPPLIGRSAADIHLMLDTGRMPASVPYVDEIHQRPRFTQPQMTAIVNYVLSFSPHADRSLPLVMDGNAAHGRTLFAENCAMCHGPTGNGASVGSDDVAPSLMHATVFQVAEAIRAGPWIMPRFGRDVLSDRDVDDIARYVNAIQTQTDGAQQENAGGLSLGHVGPAAEGFVAWFFGIGALVLFVRGIGTTR, from the coding sequence ATGAGCGCGCTGCTCTTCGCCGCGCTGCTCACCGGCAAAACGCTCTACATGATGACCTGCGCGTCGTGTCACGGCGCCCGCGGCCAGGGCTCGAACGTTGCGCCGCCGCTCATCGGACGATCCGCCGCGGACATTCACCTCATGCTCGACACCGGGCGAATGCCGGCTTCGGTTCCATACGTGGACGAAATCCATCAGCGGCCGCGGTTCACGCAGCCGCAGATGACCGCGATCGTGAATTACGTTCTCTCGTTCTCACCGCACGCGGATCGCTCGCTTCCGCTCGTCATGGACGGAAACGCCGCCCACGGGCGCACGCTCTTCGCCGAGAACTGCGCCATGTGCCACGGTCCCACCGGCAACGGGGCGTCGGTCGGATCCGACGACGTCGCACCGTCGCTGATGCATGCGACCGTATTCCAAGTCGCCGAGGCGATCCGTGCCGGACCGTGGATCATGCCGCGCTTCGGGCGCGACGTGCTCAGCGATCGAGACGTCGACGACATCGCCCGGTACGTCAACGCCATTCAAACGCAGACCGATGGTGCGCAGCAGGAGAATGCGGGCGGGCTATCGCTCGGACACGTCGGCCCGGCCGCCGAGGGCTTCGTGGCTTGGTTTTTCGGCATCGGCGCGTTGGTGCTCTTCGTGCGCGGTATTGGAACAACGCGCTGA
- a CDS encoding thiamine pyrophosphate-requiring protein — protein MNTSDFLMRRLIEWGVKRIYGYPGDGINGIMGAFGRIDGKIEFVQVRHEEMAAFMACAHAKFTGEVGVCMATSGPGAIHLLNGLYDAKMDHVPVVAIVGQAATTALGGSYQQEVDLQQLYEDVCDYVYTVSSPMAVRHIVDRALRTAMGYRGVTAIVVPKDVQEEKFEEPPHKHNTLHSSVGYLPPVVVPQAVDLRAAAEILNSGERVAMLVGAGAFGARAEVIAVAERLGAGVAKALLGKAVLPDDLPYVTGTVGLLGTAPSFEMMEKCDTLLMVGTSFPYAEFLPKEGQARGIQIDIDPKNLGLRYPTELNLVGDASATLFELLPLLEEKQDRTWVEHLAKTKRRWHEEEMARANVSADPINPQLLFVRLNEHLPDDAILTGDAGTATNWYARNIMMRGRMKGSLSGGLATMGSAVPYAIAAKFAFPDRVAVACTGDGAMQMNGNAEMLTVAKYWKSWHDPRIIFLVLDNDDLNQVTWEMRIMNGDPKFEPSQDLPKFNYARYAEQLGFLGIRVERPEDVDAAWDRAFASDRPAILDARVSADIAQLPPHITFEEAHNLFSAMAKGDPDEASVLKESIKGVLAGMLPHRERT, from the coding sequence GTGAACACGAGCGATTTCCTCATGCGGCGTCTTATCGAATGGGGCGTGAAGCGCATATACGGATATCCGGGCGACGGAATCAACGGCATCATGGGCGCATTCGGCCGCATCGACGGGAAGATCGAATTCGTTCAGGTGCGCCACGAAGAGATGGCCGCGTTCATGGCGTGCGCGCATGCGAAGTTCACCGGCGAGGTCGGCGTCTGCATGGCGACCTCGGGTCCGGGCGCGATTCATCTGCTGAACGGCCTGTACGACGCGAAGATGGATCACGTTCCCGTTGTCGCGATCGTCGGCCAGGCGGCAACGACGGCACTCGGAGGCTCGTATCAACAAGAAGTCGATCTGCAGCAGCTCTACGAGGACGTCTGTGATTACGTCTACACGGTCTCGAGTCCGATGGCGGTGCGGCACATCGTCGACCGCGCATTGCGGACGGCGATGGGCTATCGCGGCGTCACGGCCATCGTCGTGCCCAAGGACGTTCAAGAAGAAAAATTCGAGGAGCCGCCGCACAAGCACAACACGCTCCACTCGAGCGTAGGCTATTTGCCGCCGGTCGTGGTTCCCCAGGCGGTCGATCTGCGCGCGGCGGCGGAGATTCTCAATAGCGGCGAGCGTGTCGCGATGCTGGTCGGCGCCGGCGCCTTCGGAGCTCGCGCCGAGGTCATCGCGGTGGCCGAGCGGCTGGGCGCGGGCGTGGCAAAAGCGCTGCTCGGCAAAGCCGTCCTTCCCGACGACCTCCCCTATGTGACCGGCACCGTCGGCCTGCTCGGCACCGCGCCCAGCTTCGAGATGATGGAGAAGTGCGACACGCTGCTGATGGTGGGCACGTCGTTTCCGTACGCCGAGTTCTTGCCGAAAGAAGGTCAGGCGCGCGGAATTCAGATCGACATCGACCCCAAGAATCTGGGGCTGCGCTATCCGACGGAATTGAATCTCGTCGGCGATGCGTCCGCGACGCTTTTCGAATTGTTGCCGCTTCTCGAAGAGAAGCAGGACCGCACGTGGGTCGAGCACCTGGCGAAGACCAAGCGGAGGTGGCACGAGGAGGAGATGGCGCGCGCCAACGTGAGCGCCGATCCGATCAATCCGCAGTTGCTCTTCGTTCGGTTGAACGAACATCTGCCTGATGACGCAATCCTCACCGGCGACGCGGGCACGGCGACCAATTGGTACGCGCGCAACATCATGATGCGCGGGCGCATGAAAGGGTCGCTCTCGGGCGGCTTGGCCACGATGGGCTCGGCCGTTCCGTATGCGATCGCGGCAAAGTTCGCCTTTCCGGACCGCGTCGCGGTAGCGTGCACCGGCGACGGTGCGATGCAGATGAACGGCAACGCCGAAATGCTCACCGTCGCGAAATATTGGAAGAGCTGGCACGACCCGCGCATCATCTTTTTGGTGCTCGACAACGATGACCTCAATCAGGTCACGTGGGAGATGCGGATCATGAACGGCGATCCGAAGTTCGAGCCGTCGCAGGATCTGCCGAAGTTCAACTACGCGCGCTACGCCGAGCAACTCGGATTTCTCGGCATTCGCGTCGAGCGTCCGGAAGACGTCGACGCGGCGTGGGACCGTGCGTTTGCGTCCGACCGGCCCGCGATCCTAGACGCCAGAGTATCCGCTGACATTGCGCAGTTGCCGCCCCACATCACGTTCGAAGAGGCGCACAATCTTTTCTCGGCGATGGCCAAGGGCGATCCCGATGAGGCCTCGGTGCTCAAAGAGTCGATCAAGGGTGTGCTCGCGGGCATGCTCCCGCACCGGGAGCGCACATGA
- a CDS encoding cytochrome c oxidase subunit 4 yields MKSFVGIFGCSAGFGFVIALVYWWVAHEETVGTVLLGVMTAALVFAAIYAVIGERSARLDGDEPDLTNADAAGEDLGVFTTSSPYPILIAAGAGLGLLGLLWSPLIGIAGLTVVVLCLWRMGAESSRV; encoded by the coding sequence GTGAAATCGTTCGTCGGGATCTTCGGCTGTTCGGCCGGATTCGGGTTCGTGATCGCACTCGTCTATTGGTGGGTCGCGCACGAGGAGACCGTGGGCACGGTCCTGCTCGGCGTGATGACCGCCGCGCTCGTCTTCGCCGCGATCTATGCGGTCATCGGTGAACGCAGCGCGCGCCTGGACGGCGACGAGCCCGATCTCACCAATGCCGATGCTGCCGGCGAAGACCTCGGCGTCTTTACCACGAGCAGCCCCTATCCAATTTTGATTGCGGCCGGCGCTGGGCTCGGTTTGCTTGGTCTCCTGTGGTCGCCCCTGATCGGCATCGCCGGGCTCACCGTGGTCGTTCTCTGCCTGTGGCGGATGGGGGCCGAAAGCTCGCGCGTCTAG